A genomic window from Gossypium hirsutum isolate 1008001.06 chromosome D12, Gossypium_hirsutum_v2.1, whole genome shotgun sequence includes:
- the LOC107946654 gene encoding geraniol 8-hydroxylase, giving the protein MELYIFLLFCISFFILFRRRSSAHSLPPGPINFPIFGSLHRLGSHPNQSLYELAKTYGPLMTLRIGYITTVIVSSAEFAKQVFQTHEQSFSDRTVPDCVASQPNPESTLAWALGDGRWRNRRRLCSTQLFTVQRLNSLQHLRHQKAQQLIQHINKQRASGSQVKIGEVAFATTLNLISTTIFSSDIVDPEFSTAQEFKDLVWRIMEDSAKPNLSDYFPILKRFDLQGIRKHIRPSYTRLHEIFDEMIDERMEVRASDSVSRNGDLLDVLLDQCQQDGSDFTRQNIKPLILDLFIAGSDTSAITTEWAMAELLRKPGVLQKTRRELMEVIGTKRTVQESDLDKLPYLEAVVKETMRLHPAVPLLLPYKAKNDVEICGYTIPHKTQLLVNAWAIARDPNYWNHPFSFCPERFLDSSLDFRGRDFEYIPFGAGRRICPGLPLAVRMVHLILASMIHSFDWKLPHGIHPQDLDMQEQFGMTLKKAIPLCAIPI; this is encoded by the exons ATGGAACTCTacattttcttattgttttgcatctcctttttcatcctctttcgTCGTCGCTCCTCCGCCCACAGCCTCCCGCCGGGCCCTATAAACTTTCCTATATTTGGCTCCCTCCATCGCCTAGGTTCTCACCCTAACCAATCCCTCTACGAGCTAGCCAAAACTTATGGCCCTCTCATGACTCTCCGCATAGGCTATATTACCACCGTCATCGTCTCATCCGCTGAATTCGCTAAACAAGTCTTCCAAACACACGAGCAGTCCTTCTCTGACCGCACTGTCCCTGATTGCGTCGCCTCCCAGCCTAACCCCGAGTCGACCCTCGCATGGGCGCTGGGCGATGGTAGGTGGCGCAACCGCCGGAGACTATGCAGCACCCAGTTGTTCACCGTGCAAAGACTCAACTCACTTCAACACCTTCGCCACCAAAAAGCCCAGCAACTTATCCAGCACATCAACAAACAACGCGCTTCAGGGTCCCAAGTCAAGATAGGGGAAGTTGCTTTCGCAACCACATTGAACTTGATATCCACTACAATCTTTTCCTCGGATATAGTGGACCCTGAATTCAGTACAGCGCAAGAGTTCAAAGATTTGGTGTGGAGGATAATGGAGGATTCAGCCAAACCCAACTTGTCAGATTATTTCCCTATCTTAAAAAGGTTTGATTTGCAAGGGATAAGAAAGCATATAAGGCCGTCTTACACGAGGTTGCATGAGATATTTGATGAGATGATAGATGAAAGAATGGAGGTTAGAGCTTCAGATTCCGTTTCCAGAAATGGTGATTTGTTGGATGTTCTGCTTGATCAGTGCCAACAGGATGGGTCTGACTTCACTCGCCAAAATATCAAGCCTTTGATCCTG gACTTATTCATTGCTGGAAGTGATACATCTGCAATAACAACAGAATGGGCGATGGCAGAACTCCTTAGAAAACCTGGAGTGCTACAAAAAACAAGAAGGGAACTAATGGAAGTCATTGGAACTAAAAGAACTGTTCAAGAATCAGACCTCGATAAACTCCCATATCTTGAAGCTGTGGTCAAAGAGACAATGCGCCTTCATCCTGCCGTTCCTCTTCTCCTACCTTACAAAGCCAAAAATGATGTCGAAATATGTGGCTACACCATACCCCACAAAACTCAGCTTCTGGTGAATGCTTGGGCTATTGCCCGAGACCCCAATTACTGGAACCACCCTTTTTCGTTTTGCCCTGAGAGATTTCTTGATTCCAGCTTAGATTTCAGAGGTCGTGATTTTGAATATATACCATTTGGAGCTGGTCGAAGGATATGCCCGGGTTTGCCTCTTGCAGTTCGTATGGTGCATCTGATATTAGCTTCTATGATTCATTCCTTTGATTGGAAACTGCCTCATGGAATCCATCCACAAGACTTGGACATGCAAGAACAGTTTGGCATGACTCTCAAGAAAGCTATACCGCTCTGTGCTATTCCTATTTAG
- the LOC107946655 gene encoding disease resistance protein RPM1 gives MAEIAVSFLLEKLTTFLQNEVELLQGIPEDLQYIKDELQSLKAVLRVADSVGESNQELKVWVQQVREIAYDAEDTLDEYKLDVVNDHRHGLDAFLQQVCCFTKNLKAQHRIASKINGIKSRISNVSARRPNFDNNGTSEQGPSSIATVNPWIDRRGDALLLDSVDLVGIDNSKEQLVQWLVEGNSGRKVVSVVGMGGSGKTTLAKQVYDNTKVKKHFAVHVWITISHPLKIEELLRNMVRQLFDSIRKPVPQGVDDMDSFLLKMIIKGFLQQRRYLIVLDDVWHMNEWEMLDHALANNGRGSCVLLTTRNSEVASTSCIESEDKIFNLEPLSPDESWTLFCKKCFQKNSCPAELERHSRRILDKCEGLPLAIVAISGVLATKRRTVAEWETVYRSLGAEIEDNSRLINFKEVLLLSFNDLPYHLKSCFLYLSLFPGNHLIENMRLIRLWIAEGFVEAKEGKTQEEVAEDYLNELLNRSMIQIAGMTNDGRVKACRIHDLLREIIISNARDQNFVAVAKEQNATWPEKVRRLAIHNALANAQRNMNASHLRSFFVFDTGDPLSSSPTDTLIPNSCRLLKVLDLRAAPIENFPEEISNLRLLRYLSLRDTKITTIPSSIKKLQDLETLDLKHSQVSELPVEILKLRKLHHLLVYHYEFTSYSRFHSKYGFQALSGIGALQSLQKLCFMDVNHDNALIMELGKLVQLRRLGITNMRKEDGKILCSSIEKLINLHALSIVSSVKEEVIDLQCLSSPPQLLQRLYLYGRLEKLPEWIPCLESLAVIYLKWSRLPNDALESLQNLPNLVHLELLQAVEGDTLHFKAGGFKELKLLGIDKFEGLRCIQVEDGAMPCLEKLSIQRCKLLERVPLGIQHLTKLKVLEFFDMPEELIMTLGPDANIPEVYYTYWRNGEWEVYSLEGSAENGRSISTESLQSRFK, from the coding sequence ATGGCTGAAATTGCAGTATCATTTCTTCTTGAAAAGCTCACAACTTTTCTGCAAAATGAGGTGGAGCTTTTACAAGGGATCCCTGAAGATTTACAGTACATCAAGGACGAGTTGCAGAGCTTGAAAGCTGTCCTGAGAGTGGCTGACTCGGTGGGGGAGAGTAACCAAGAACTCAAGGTATGGGTTCAGCAAGTGAGAGAGATTGCTTACGACGCTGAAGATACCCTGGATGAATACAAGCTTGACGTTGTCAATGACCATAGGCATGGGCTTGATGCTTTTCTACAGCAAGTTTGCTGCTTTACGAAAAACTTGAAAGCCCAACATCGGATTGCTTCCAAGATAAACGGCATCAAATCCAGAATCAGCAACGTATCTGCCAGGCGTCCGAACTTTGACAACAATGGGACTAGTGAGCAAGGTCCAAGCTCCATTGCCACAGTGAATCCATGGATAGACAGAAGAGGGGATGCCCTCCTTCTCGATAGCGTTGACTTAGTTGGTATTGACAACTCCAAAGAGCAGCTCGTGCAATGGTTGGTCGAGGGAAACTCCGGCCGCAAGGTGGTTTCTGTGGTCGGAATGGGTGGCTCCGGAAAAACCACCTTGGCCAAGCAAGTTTATGACAACACCAAAGTGAAGAAACATTTCGCCGTACATGTTTGGATCACCATTTCTCATCCTCTCAAGATAGAGGAGCTCCTAAGAAACATGGTACGGCAACTGTTTGATTCGATCAGGAAGCCAGTTCCTCAAGGTGTCGATGACATGGATTCGTTTCTCCTGAAAATGATAATCAAGGGTTTCCTTCAGCAAAGGAGGTACTTGATTGTTTTAGATGATGTTTGGCATATGAATGAATGGGAAATGCTCGATCACGCATTAGCTAACAATGGCCGTGGTAGCTGTGTGTTGCTTACAACGCGTAACTCTGAGGTAGCTTCGACGTCGTGCATAGAATCTGAAGATAAGATATTCAACTTAGAGCCCTTGTCTCCGGACGAGTCATGGACTCTTTTCTGTAAGAAATGTTTCCAAAAGAACTCATGTCCTGCTGAATTGGAGAGACATTCTAGACGTATTTTGGACAAGTGTGAGGGGCTGCCCCTTGCAATTGTGGCCATTAGTGGTGTTTTGGCTACGAAAAGGCGTACAGTTGCGGAATGGGAGACGGTTTATCGTAGCCTTGGTGCTGAAATTGAGGACAACAGCAGGCTCATCAACTTCAAAGAAGTGCTTTTGCTGAGCTTCAATGATTTGCCATACCACTTGAAATCTTGTTTCTTGTATTTAAGCCTCTTCCCTGGGAACCATCTGATTGAGAATATGAGACTGATTCGACTGTGGATTGCTGAAGGGTTTGTCGAAGCCAAAGAAGGAAAGACACAAGAAGAAGTTGCAGAGGACTACCTTAATGAACTCCTCAATAGAAGCATGATCCAGATAGCCGGGATGACGAACGATGGAAGGGTCAAAGCATGCCGCATTCATGACCTTCTGCgagaaatcatcatttcaaatgctAGGGACCAGAACTTCGTTGCAGTTGCTAAAGAACAAAATGCAACATGGCCTGAAAAGGTTCGGCGCCTCGCAATACATAACGCATTGGCAAATGCACAACGGAATATGAATGCTTCTCATCTACGGTCTTTTTTTGTGTTTGATACGGGTGATCCGCTCTCCTCTTCACCAACAGATACATTGATTCCTAATAGTTGCAGGCTGCTTAAGGTGTTGGATTTGCGAGCTGCGCCTATAGAGAATTTTCCAGAGGAAATTAGCAACTTGAGACTGTTAAGGTATCTTAGCTTGAGAGATACCAAAATCACGACAATTCCGAGCTCTATAAAGAAGCTTCAGGACTTGGAGACATTGGACCTTAAACACTCCCAAGTTTCGGAATTGCCAGTTGAGATCCTAAAGCTCCGAAAACTTCATCATCTTCTGGTATACCATTATGAGTTCACCTCGTATTCACGTTTTCACTCCAAATACGGTTTTCAGGCCTTGTCAGGTATAGGAGCTCTACAATCCCTTCAAAAGCTTTGTTTTATGGATGTAAACCATGATAACGCACTTATCATGGAGCTGGGAAAACTGGTGCAACTTCGAAGACTAGGCATTACAAACATGAGAAAAGAAGATGGAAAGATTTTGTGCTCGTCCATCGAAAAGCTGATCAACCTTCATGCATTGTCAATTGTTTCATCGGTTAAGGAAGAGGTCATTGATCTGCAATGTCTTTCTTCTCCTCCTCAACTACTTCAAAGGTTATACCTGTATGGGCGATTAGAGAAGTTACCAGAGTGGATACCTTGTCTCGAAAGCCTGGCAGTGATATATCTAAAATGGAGTAGGCTGCCAAATGATGCACTTGAATCTCTTCAAAACTTGCCCAACCTTGTACATCTTGAATTGCTGCAAGCTGTGGAAGGAGACACTTTACATTTTAAGGCTGGCGGTTTCAAGGAGCTTAAACTTCTGGGTATAGACAAATTTGAAGGGCTGAGATGCATACAAGTAGAAGATGGAGCAATGCCTTGTCTTGAAAAGCTGAGCATCCAACGTTGTAAATTGCTGGAGAGGGTGCCATTAGGGATTCAACATCTGACCAAGTTAAAAGTACTCGAGTTTTTCGATATGCCCGAGGAATTGATTATGACCCTTGGTCCTGATGCAAACATTCCAGAAGTTTATTATACTTACTGGAGGAATGGAGAATGGGAGGTCTATTCTCTAGAGGGTTCAGCCGAGAATGGGAGGTCCATTAGCACTGAATCGCTTCAAAGTCGTTTTAAATGA